A single region of the Gorilla gorilla gorilla isolate KB3781 chromosome 1, NHGRI_mGorGor1-v2.1_pri, whole genome shotgun sequence genome encodes:
- the LOC101150488 gene encoding PRAME family member 7, translated as MSIRAPPRLLELARQRLLRDQALAISTVEELPGELFPTLFMEAFSRRRCETLKTMVQAWPFTHLPLGSLMKSPHLESLKSVLEGVDVLLTQEVRPRQSKLQVLDLRNVDENFCDVLSGATASFPEAPSQKQTADNCPGTGGQQPFMVFIDLCLKNRTLDECLTHLLEWGKQRKGLLHVCCKELQVFGMPIHSIIEVLNMVELDCIQEVEVCCPWELSILVKFAPYLGQMRNLRKLVLFNIHASACIPPDNKGQFIARFTSRFLKLDYFQNLFMHSVSFLKGHLDQLLRCLQAPLETVVMTECLLSESDLKHLSWCPSIRQLKELDLRGITLTHFSPEPLAVLLEQAEATLQTLDLEDCGIVDSQLSAILPALSRCSQLSTFSFCGNLISMAALENLLRHTVGLSKLSLELYPAPLESYDTQGALCWGRFAELGAELMKTLRDLRQPKIIVFCTVPCPRCGIRASYDLEPSHCLC; from the exons ATGAGCATCAGGGCCCCACCCAGACTCCTGGAGCTGGCAAGGCAGAGGCTGCTGAGGGACCAGGCCTTGGCCATCTCCACCGTGGAGGAGCTGCCCGGGGAGCTCTTCCCCACACTGTTCATGGAGGCCTTCAGCAGGAGACGCTGTGAAACCCTGAAAACGATGGTGCAGGCCTGGCCCTTCACCCACCTCCCTCTAGGGTCCCTGATGAAGTCGCCTCATCTGGAGTCATTAAAATCTGTGCTGGAAGGGGTTGATGTGCTGCTGACCCAAGAGGTTCGCCCCAG GCAGTCAAAACTTCAAGTGCTGGACCTGAGGAATGTGGATGAGAACTTCTGCGACGTATTGTCTGGAGCTACTGCATCCTTCCCGGAGGCTCCGAGTCAGAAGCAAACAGCAGATAACTGTCCAGGGACAGGCGGGCAGCAGCCATTCATGGTGTTCATAGACCTTTGTCTCAAGAACAGGACACTGGATGAATGCCTCACCCACCTCTTAGAGTGGGGCAAGCAGAGAAAAGGCTTACTGCATGTGTGTTGCAAGGAGCTGCAGGTTTTTGGAATGCCCATCCACAGTATCATAGAGGTCCTGAACATGGTGGAGCTTGACTgtatccaggaggtggaagtgtGCTGCCCCTGGGAGCTGTCCATTCTTGTCAAGTTTGCCCCTTACCTGGGCCAGATGAGGAATCTCCGCAAACTTGTTCTCTTCAACATCCATGCATCTGCCTGCATTCCCCCAGACAACAAGGGGCAGTTCATTGCCCGATTCACCTCTCGGTTCCTCAAGCTGGACTATTTCCAGAATCTGTTTATGCACTCCGTCTCTTTCCTCAAAGGCCACCTGGACCAGCTGCTCAG GTGTCTCCAGGCCCCCTTGGAGACAGTCGTAATGACCGAATGCCTGCTGTCAGAGTCGGACCTGAAGCATCTCTCTTGGTGCCCGAGCATCCGTCAGCTAAAAGAGCTGGACCTGAGGGGCATCACACTGACCCATTTCAGCCCTGAGCCCCTCGCAGTTCTGCTGGAGCAAGCTGAGGCCACCCTGCAGACCCTGGACTTAGAGGACTGTGGGATCGTGGATTCCCAACTCAGCGCCATCCTGCCTGCCCTGAGCCGCTGCTCCCAGCTCAGCACCTTCAGCTTCTGTGGGAACCTCATCTCCATGGCCGCCCTTGAGAACCTGCTGCGCCACACCGTCGGGCTGAGCAAGCTAAGCCTGGAGCTGTATCCTGCCCCTCTGGAGAGTTATGACACCCAGGGTGCTCTCTGCTGGGGGAGATTTGCTGAACTTGGGGCTGAGCTGATGAAGACACTGAGGGACTTAAGGCAGCCCAAGATCATTGTGTTCTGCACCGTCCCCTGCCCTCGCTGTGGCATCAGGGCCTCCTATGACCTGGAGCCCAGTCACTGCCTCTGTTGA